DNA sequence from the Acanthochromis polyacanthus isolate Apoly-LR-REF ecotype Palm Island chromosome 5, KAUST_Apoly_ChrSc, whole genome shotgun sequence genome:
AAAGAAGCAAGTATGTATATTGTGCTCCTGAAACAAACATGTCTCTGCATCTTCCAGTGGAAAGCAGCCCTCACCACATGTAATAGCTGCGTGTGGTGTCCACCTGGCTGGGCTTGGCCTCGGAGGagccctccttctccttctcacTGTCCGTCTCCCACAAGTTGATGAGAGGTGGGTACAACTCATTTAGTGGTATTGATGAGGTTTTCTGCATATACTTTTTTAGGGAATGGTGATAGTTTTTCCTCTTCCACCTCTTAGCAATATACACACCGAGAGAGGCCAGGCTGATGATTGCAAACATCGTTCCCATAACTGCAGCGAGAGCAGTGTTGGTCCCTTGATCCGATATTTCCACAGCAAAGGCTGCTTGCTTTGTTGTCACGTTCACGCATGACTTTTGGGTTTGTTGGTGGATGTTGGAGACGGTCAGGCACACCTCGTATTCAGTTGCTGGTTGTAAATGTGTAAGGTTGTACTCATGGACGTCCACAGGTACCCTGGCAGTGTAAGTAATATGTGGGTTGTCTATTTTCATGGTTGCCGACGACCACTTGAGGTTAGAGGTCATCACGTTTGAGTTTATTTTCCAGGAGACAAGTATCGAATGGGATTCTGTCTGTTTGACGTAGATCTTCATGAGCTGTGTGCTGTCTAACAGAGTGCCGTTCACCCGTATGGATGTTACTCTTGTATCAGCTCCCTCAGAGTTTTGAGCCACACAGGTGTATCTGCCAGAGTCTTCCACCTGGATATGAGAAATCCTCAGTGTCCCTTCATTGTTGAGGCTGTACTTGTCAGACAGGGTGTCAATCATTACCTTGTTCCCCATTGGCGTCACCCAGTAGATTTCAGGCTCAGGCTGGGACATCGCTCTGCAGTCCAAGTCCACGGTCATGCCAATGTCCAAACTGAGGTGGTTGGGGAAGGCATCATGGGAAATCATGGGCAAGCACTGGTTTGCTAAGTTGTTCTGCAACACCTCACGCACATGCATACCCCTGACCTCTGCCGGCATGGCGCAAAACATTGCTACTGGTTCCATAAAGCGTACtgtggttttgttggagctcatccaCTGGATGACGCAGTCACAGCGGAGAGGGTTGCTGTGGATGCTGATCTCACGCAAGTTAGGGAGAGAGTCCACTGTGGAC
Encoded proteins:
- the lrrn1 gene encoding leucine-rich repeat neuronal protein 1; its protein translation is MARRRLDCFLLGQMFAGLILLSIALSFVQSNECPQLCVCEIRPWFTPQSTYREAITVDCNDLRLTRIPGNLSSDTQVLLLQSNYIARTSEELEQLFNLTELDLSQNNFSSIRDVGLTNMSQLTTLHLEENQITEMPDYCLQDLSNLQELYINHNQINTISANAFSGLHNLLRLHLNSNKLKTINSQWFESTPNLEILMIGENPVVGIMDFNFKPLGNLRSLVLAGMDLTDVPGNALVGLDNLESLSFYDNKLVRVPQRALQKLPNLKFLDLNKNPVHKIQEGDFKNMLRLKELGINNMGELVSIDRYALDNLPELTKLEATNNPKFSYINRQAFRDVPALESLMLNNNALNALYQSTVDSLPNLREISIHSNPLRCDCVIQWMSSNKTTVRFMEPVAMFCAMPAEVRGMHVREVLQNNLANQCLPMISHDAFPNHLSLDIGMTVDLDCRAMSQPEPEIYWVTPMGNKVMIDTLSDKYSLNNEGTLRISHIQVEDSGRYTCVAQNSEGADTRVTSIRVNGTLLDSTQLMKIYVKQTESHSILVSWKINSNVMTSNLKWSSATMKIDNPHITYTARVPVDVHEYNLTHLQPATEYEVCLTVSNIHQQTQKSCVNVTTKQAAFAVEISDQGTNTALAAVMGTMFAIISLASLGVYIAKRWKRKNYHHSLKKYMQKTSSIPLNELYPPLINLWETDSEKEKEGSSEAKPSQVDTTRSYYMW